The Streptomyces nitrosporeus genome includes a window with the following:
- the gatC gene encoding Asp-tRNA(Asn)/Glu-tRNA(Gln) amidotransferase subunit GatC has protein sequence MPGITREEVAHLARLARLELKAEELEHFAGQLDDIIGAVARVSEVADQDVPPTSHPLPLTNVMRADEVRPSLTPAQALSGAPAQEQQRFKVPQILGED, from the coding sequence ATGCCTGGCATCACGCGCGAGGAGGTCGCCCACCTCGCCCGGCTGGCGCGTCTGGAGCTGAAGGCCGAAGAGCTCGAGCACTTCGCCGGTCAGCTCGACGACATCATCGGCGCGGTCGCCCGCGTCTCCGAGGTCGCCGACCAAGACGTACCGCCGACCTCCCACCCGCTGCCGCTGACCAACGTCATGCGGGCGGACGAGGTCCGTCCGTCGCTCACACCCGCGCAGGCGCTCTCCGGCGCCCCGGCCCAGGAGCAGCAGCGTTTCAAGGTGCCGCAGATCCTGGGGGAGGACTAA
- a CDS encoding putative bifunctional diguanylate cyclase/phosphodiesterase, which produces MEPTESAAPVTRPQGVAGLAGLAGLAKRMLPVRAGAVTAVGAVVVAVAAAQLAAGFHHTVRDGRALFPDGTAGWALALLTGIVVGHLVALGRDRWWGGTGSGAALTLAVLLLYGWVPAGLVSLVVVVLVGTARRHRWWQGLLHGAADILGIGTAALVLAAFGESATVERPWQPLLWGVEAVPEVLLAAGAYLIVTRGLLWYVRAAQTGGLPPVARTAVLRQGLVAVALVGIAPLICVVAWAMPVLLPLFAVPLIALDSTLWIARARAEEQLRDPLTGLPNRQWLLERTWTALEEAEDTGTRAALVLIDLDRFRAVNDTLGHLAGDRLLLQIAERLRLALPRGAEAARLGGDEFAVLLPAVGSTTSAQRVARHLVAELSSPLGLDGLTLVLEASAGVAVHPDHALDAEGLLRRADVAMYQAKRDRTGVEVYESKRDSNTPDRLGLLGDLRRALDAGEVELHYQPKVRFDGQVAGLEALVRWVHPERGRVPPDEFIAIAESSGLMPHLTEYVLETALAQVARWRSQGLLVPVAVNVSPRDVHTPGFAGSVAARLARHGVPPGALQLEITEHVLLEDPQRAADTLAGLTAHGVRMSLDDFGTGYSSLVHLRRLPVSELKIDRSFVARLAVDNEDAEIVRCTIDLAHSLGLLVVAEGVEDDETWERLRDLRCDAVQGWLVAAAMPPQEMTAWLRARGEHGWRRPAELRAAAAQQPGTEPQPRPAGRAVSGPATA; this is translated from the coding sequence ATGGAACCGACCGAGAGCGCCGCACCGGTGACACGGCCGCAGGGCGTCGCGGGCCTCGCGGGCCTCGCGGGCCTCGCGAAGAGAATGCTTCCGGTGCGGGCCGGGGCGGTCACCGCCGTGGGAGCCGTCGTCGTCGCGGTCGCCGCGGCGCAGCTCGCGGCCGGCTTCCACCACACGGTCCGCGACGGGCGGGCCCTCTTCCCGGACGGTACCGCCGGCTGGGCGCTCGCCCTGCTCACCGGCATCGTCGTCGGCCACCTGGTCGCCCTCGGGCGGGACCGCTGGTGGGGCGGCACCGGTTCCGGCGCCGCACTGACCCTCGCGGTGCTGCTGCTGTACGGCTGGGTGCCGGCCGGACTGGTCAGCCTCGTGGTGGTGGTCCTCGTCGGCACCGCCCGGCGGCACCGCTGGTGGCAGGGGCTGCTGCACGGAGCGGCCGACATACTCGGCATCGGGACCGCCGCGCTCGTCCTCGCAGCCTTCGGCGAGAGCGCCACCGTGGAAAGACCCTGGCAGCCGCTCCTGTGGGGCGTCGAAGCCGTACCGGAGGTGCTCCTCGCGGCCGGCGCCTACCTGATCGTCACCCGCGGCCTCCTCTGGTACGTCCGCGCCGCCCAGACCGGCGGGCTGCCGCCCGTCGCCCGTACCGCCGTACTGCGCCAGGGCCTCGTCGCCGTCGCGCTCGTCGGGATCGCGCCGCTGATCTGTGTCGTGGCCTGGGCCATGCCCGTCCTGCTGCCGCTCTTCGCCGTACCCCTGATAGCCCTGGACTCCACCCTCTGGATCGCCCGCGCCCGCGCCGAGGAGCAGCTGCGGGACCCGCTGACCGGCCTGCCCAACCGGCAGTGGCTGCTGGAACGCACCTGGACGGCGCTGGAGGAGGCCGAGGACACCGGCACCCGGGCGGCGCTCGTCCTGATCGACCTCGACCGCTTCCGCGCCGTCAACGACACCCTCGGCCACCTCGCGGGCGACCGGCTGCTCCTCCAGATAGCCGAACGGCTCCGTCTCGCCCTGCCGCGCGGTGCGGAGGCCGCGCGGCTCGGCGGTGACGAGTTCGCCGTACTCCTGCCGGCCGTCGGCTCCACCACCAGCGCCCAGCGCGTCGCCCGCCACCTGGTCGCCGAACTCTCCTCACCCCTCGGCCTCGACGGGCTGACCCTGGTGCTGGAGGCCAGCGCCGGGGTCGCCGTCCACCCCGACCACGCACTCGACGCCGAAGGACTGCTGCGGCGTGCCGACGTCGCCATGTACCAGGCCAAGCGCGACCGCACCGGCGTCGAGGTGTACGAGTCCAAACGGGACAGCAACACCCCCGACCGGCTGGGCCTGCTGGGCGACCTGCGCCGCGCCCTGGACGCCGGGGAGGTCGAGCTCCACTACCAGCCGAAGGTCCGCTTCGACGGGCAGGTCGCCGGTCTCGAAGCGCTCGTCCGCTGGGTGCACCCCGAACGCGGCCGGGTCCCCCCGGACGAGTTCATCGCGATCGCCGAGTCCTCCGGCCTGATGCCGCACCTCACCGAATACGTCCTGGAGACCGCGCTGGCCCAGGTCGCCCGGTGGCGGTCCCAGGGGCTGCTCGTCCCCGTCGCCGTCAACGTCTCCCCGCGCGACGTCCACACCCCCGGGTTCGCGGGCAGCGTCGCCGCCCGGCTGGCCCGGCACGGGGTCCCGCCGGGCGCGCTCCAGCTGGAGATCACCGAGCACGTGCTGCTGGAGGACCCGCAGCGGGCCGCCGACACCCTGGCCGGGCTGACCGCGCACGGCGTCAGGATGTCCCTGGACGACTTCGGCACCGGGTACTCCTCGCTCGTGCACCTGCGCCGGCTGCCCGTCAGCGAGCTGAAGATCGACCGGTCGTTCGTGGCCCGGCTGGCCGTCGACAACGAGGACGCCGAGATCGTCCGCTGCACCATCGACCTGGCCCACTCCCTCGGCCTGCTGGTCGTCGCCGAGGGCGTGGAGGACGACGAGACCTGGGAGCGGCTGCGTGATCTGCGCTGCGACGCGGTGCAGGGCTGGCTGGTCGCCGCCGCGATGCCGCCGCAGGAGATGACCGCCTGGCTGCGGGCGCGCGGCGAGCACGGCTGGCGGCGCCCGGCCGAGCTGCGGGCGGCGGCGGCGCAGCAGCCCGGGACGGAGCCGCAGCCGCGGCCGGCCGGCCGGGCGGTGTCCGGTCCCGCGACCGCCTGA